A single genomic interval of Electrophorus electricus isolate fEleEle1 chromosome 4, fEleEle1.pri, whole genome shotgun sequence harbors:
- the nup205 gene encoding nuclear pore complex protein Nup205 isoform X1, with protein MAAQMAVNSGGSLWGPLKELWETVEGAIWRRQPESVHLLDLQLKKHKPYFLSLFKNPPKSTEQREKVRKASTEGISIQGQQGARLLPEQLLTEAFILSDLFDLGELAALELLLAGEHQQPHFPGLTRGLVAVLLYWDGKRCVANSLRSLILSRHGKTFTLDLGTDLVNLTTRFTDELMAHGLTKQILSLVSDVSVTREFERLQKERGLGNEKHRKEVSDLIKECRQSLAECLFSWTCQSPLNIDDTLALIGHLETVTAEADGSLDSVNLALVMALLYCLDVSFLEQGTEDREDLLQAIPLLTERQYVAAVHSRLVDGHVWKLPGLQAVVRLSWALSLRVLSQLPQGAALVEFTEADEALADQALLGGVFLFLTEGILGSEGFRQEEFYTRRLHALITDFLALMPMKVKQLRNRADEDARLIHMALQMGSEPPSSLRKDLEHLMILIGEFYWKDPFGLELSLDFWCPSESLQHTSLTGSFLGVALQRPPHKQVVLSKFVRQMGDLLPAPLYIPYLRMLKGLACGPQCSHYCFSLLKSNGAPHGENLQGGVSGSPVSWEHLFHSLMLYHENLRKDVPSADSAQYRHPPIRGITPRELDGLTAFMQLLTTIATWSETARLALCEHPQWTPVVVMLGLLQCSVPPVLKAQLLHTLAAFAKSPEIAASLWQSLEYTQVLQTVKAPGQRQAAGIEMELNEIESSCEEYPLTRAFCQLISTLVESSLPVNLGAGLRAPGFEPYLAFLRDAIFLPFPTRAYRRPAEKWEVAEAVLEVFHKLLRGYEPQPADFLLETVELQGELVPAHKPPGHSLMYHLLNDSPLLSLCLSLLEEGVRQLDTYAPFPDVDDGGGVGKKQLESAVLHCLSLLDLALQKEVVFMELLRESQSSVLVSPLEQLLQGVSAQSRRADHIINIARYLYHSSSNPEAAFLSAKILRHMARYPNIQSRLVGDFTHDPAVSEKLLAGFVECLDNEEAQEEAEKTDDSDPEKRVARIRHETQIHILNLLITSLELKGPNLALYLLGYEVKKPVSSTNLQDPGVLGCPRSCLHAILSLLQRGTERRSGPLLTQQAPHLAQLCYQVIYQLCACSDTSGPTMRYLRTSQDFLFSHLKHLPFILAGNEIAALNQMSWLMKTAAIELRVTSLNRQRSHTQRLLNLLLDDQPHMQHADGEMGMEDESRSVSGFLHFDTVSKVRRKLLSVLDAIDFSQEVPDTLQLDFFERAQIEQVISNCEHVNEQGHTVCNVKLLHRVLVAEVNALQGMAAIGQRPLLMEEVNSILQQVVERNRVRRCLSAKRHALQSWRSLVETILTACPAELIPADQRQLIIRDLLLDLHDKVLAEDAAVELMAIVAGAVFTLTAHLSQSVLSEQQQGAGLEGGSSSGFASIANSALHLILRKLLNFILCTGGGFQRLRAHLYGSLLYYLQIAQKPEEPDTLQTGVCMWERLTAPEDGFSKLQRENLAIIESYGTALMEVVCRDACDGHEIGRMLALAVLDRVLSIDRQSQWLVYLCNSGYLRVLVESVNQDDSALQALLLPQPPLLKPLYIYESKMALLTRVAKSAQGAVELLSCGLVSQLAECQVFHMLPENDSLRVLGQRDPSGFIPSPLERYRHILLPTLRLLQVILTSTTTQHQQGAAQVLQWVIVHSDTIQSILRSQDVSMGSLQELSLLTAIISKAALPGVLDLGQINSAAQLEFQGHIGRFQRQCLSLLVRLAGTERARYLKQIEESVSPGDAAEKREEMEVAMQQICANVMEYCQTLLLQSSSQAQFTVCLFSPSATEPTDVAVPSVSRVPSLGLVLLLLKNSTASFFHYHDTHTQSLAKLERLEQLAPEELRELCQGLVSGTGGVEKIPSVQRSVMAKRRLVQLVNNRAKLLALCSYIIETCLFVIWRHLEYYLLYCTPSDPKDSLLPEYRDARGVGGLGLSRVTQQELEQLQNDVASSFTEPFQRKLLEVEALYSKAHSHHTFIQALTRRIRGLVRHAKS; from the exons GAGGCAGTCTGTGGGGTCCCCTGAAGGAGTTATGGGAGACCGTGGAAGGGGCGATATGGAGGAGACAGCCAGAGAGTGTTCATCTTCTGGATTTGCAgctgaaaaaacacaaaccctaTTTTTTGTCCCTGTTCAAAAACCCA CCCAAGAGTACAGAACAGAGGGAGAAGGTACGGAAAGCCAGCACAGAGGGCATTTCTATCCAGGGCCAGCAAGGGGCGCGCCTTCTCCCTGAGCAGCTACTTACAGAGGCCTTCATCCTCAGCGACCTTTTTGACCTTGGCGAGCTTGCTGCGCTGGAATTGTTGCTTGCAG GAGAGCACCAGCAGCCTCATTTCCCTGGGCTGACCAGAGGCCTGGTGGCAGTACTGCTGTACTGGGACGGCAAACGTTGCGTGGCCAATTCCCTACGCTCTCTCATCCTGTCCCGGCACGGCAAGACCTTCACTCTTGATCTTGG AACGGATTTGGTTAATCTCACCACTCGCTTCACAGATGAGCTGATGGCTCATGGTTTGACAAAGCAAATTTTAAGCCTCGTGTCAGACGTCAGTGTGACGCGTGAGTTTGAGAGACTGCAGAAGGAGCGTGGTCTTGGCAACgagaaacacagaaaagag GTGTCTGACCTCATCAAAGAGTGCCGGCAGTCATTAGCTGAGTGCCTGTTTTCATGGACGTGTCAGTCGCCCCTTAACATAGATGATACACTCGCCCTGATTGGCCATCTGGAAACAGTGACGGCAGAAGCTGACGGCTCATTGGATAGCGTAAACCTTGCCTTGGTCATGGCATTGCTGTACTGTTTGGATGTCAGTTTTCTGGAGCAGGGTACTGAGGACAGAGAAG atCTGCTCCAGGCGATTCCTTTGCTCACAGAGAGGCAGTACGTGGCAGCAGTGCACTCTCGCCTGGTGGACGGGCACGTGTGGAAGCTTCCTGGCCTGCAGGCAGTGGTGCGGCTGTCCTGGGCACTCTCGCTCAGGGTTCTCTCCCAGCTGCCTCAGGGTGCAG CTCTGGTAGAGTTCACCGAGGCAGATGAGGCACTGGCTGACCAGGCACTTCTGGGAGGGGTCTTCCTCTTCCTGACAGAGGGAATTCTGGGAAGTGAAGGCTTCCGCCAGGAGGAGTTCTATACTCGGCGGCTGCATGCTCTCATCACAGACTTCCTGGCGCTCATGCCTATGAAG gtgaagCAGCTGCGTAACCGTGCGGATGAAGACGCTCGACTGATCCACATGGCCCTCCAGATGGGGAGTGAGCCTCCATCCTCGCTGCGCAAGGACCTGGAGCACCTGATGATTCTG ATTGGGGAGTTCTACTGGAAAGACCCGTTTGGCTTGGAGCTCTCCCTCGACTTCTGGTGTCCATCAGAGTCTCTACAGCACACATCGCTTACTGGATCCTTCCTGGGTGTTGCTCTGCAGAGACCCCCTcacaagcag gTGGTTCTTTCCAAGTTTGTGCGTCAGATGGGGGACCTGCTGCCTGCGCCGCTCTATATCCCCTACCTGCGTATGCTGAAGGGCTTGGCCTGTGGCCCTCAGTGCTCCCACTACTGCTTCAGTCTGCTCAAGAGCAATGGCGCGCCGCACG GAGAAAACTTGCAGGGTGGGGTATCAGGGAGCCCTGTGTCATGGGAGCACTTGTTCCATTCCCTCATGCTATACCACGAGAACCTGAGGAAGGACGTTCCGAGTGCAGACTCCGCCCAGTACCGCCACCCACCAATCAGAGGCATCACCCCCCGAGAGCTGGACGGCCTCACTGCCTTCATGCAGCTACTCACCACCATCGCTacctgg agtgagaCAGCACGCCTGGCCCTATGTGAGCATCCTCAGTGGACCCCTGTGGTGGTGATGCTGGGTTTGCTGCAGTGCAGTGTGCCGCCTGTGCTGAAGGCCCAGCTGCTGCACACCCTTGCTGCCTTCGCCAAGTCCCCCGAGATCGCCGCCTCCCTTTGGCAGTCCCTGGAGTACACGCAG GTCCTCCAGACAGTAAAAGCTCCTGGACAGAGACAAGCAGCAGGCATAGAG ATGGAGTTGAATGAGATCGAGTCGAGCTGTGAGGAGTACCCTCTGACACGTGCGTTCTGTCAGCTGATCAGCACCCTGGTGGAGAGTTCGCTTCCTGTTAATCTGGGGGCAGGGCTGCGAGCCCCTGGGTTCGAGCCTTACCTGGCGTTCCTGCGAGATGCCATCTTCCTTCCCTTCCCGACAAGAGCCTACCGGCGCCCGGCTGAGAAG TGGGAGGTGGCAGAGGCTGTGCTGGAGGTGTTCCACAAGCTGCTGCGTGGATACGAGCCCCAGCCGGCGGATTTCCTGCTGGAGACTGTGGAACTGCAGGGCGAGCTGGTGCCGGCCCATAAGCCCCCGGGCCACAGCCTGATGTACCATCTGCTGAATGACTCCCCGCTGCTGTCGCTCTGCCTCAGTCTTCTTGAGGAGGGCGTCAGGCAGCTCGACACGTATGCTCCCTTCCCTG ATgttgatgatggtggtggtgtaggtAAAAAGCAGCTGGAGTCGGCAGTGCTGCACTGTCTGAGCTTGCTGGACCTGGCCCTGCAGAAGGAGGTGGTGTTTATGGAGTTGCTGAGAGAGAGCCAATCCTCCGTGCTGGTGTCTCCGCTGGAGCAACTGCTGCAGGGTGTCAGTGCACAGAGCCGACGCGCCGACCACATCATCAACATCGCCAG GTACCTGTACCACAGCAGTTCCAACCCAGAGGCTGCTTTCCTGAGCGCCAAGATCCTACGTCACATGGCTCGCTACCCCAACATCCAGTCTAGACTGGTGGGAGACTTCACCCATGACCCA GCGGTGAGTGAGAAGCTGCTGGCTGGCTTTGTGGAGTGTCTCGACAATGAGGAGGCCCaggaagaagcagagaaaacagatg acTCAGACCCTGAGAAGCGTGTGGCTCGAATCCGGCACGAGACACAGATCCACATTCTAAACCTGCTGATCACCTCTCTGGAACTGAAGGGGCCTAACCTGGCTCTATACCTGCTGGGCTATGAGGTGAAGAAACCTGTCTCCTCCACCAACCTGCAGGACCCAG GGGTTCTTGGCTGCCCGCGAAGTTGCCTGCATGCAATTCTGAGTCTGCTTCAGAGAGGGACTGAGAGACGCTCAGGACCCCTCCTCACTCAGCAGGCTCCACACCTAGCTCAGCTGTGCTATCAG GTGATCTATCAGCTGTGCGCATGCTCAGACACCTCTGGGCCCACCATGCGCTATCTGAGGACCAGCCAAGACTTCCTGTTCTCTCACCTGAAGCACTTACCCTTCATCCTAGCAG GAAATGAGATTGCTGCTTTGAACCAGATGTCCTGGCTCATGAAGACAGCAGCCATCGAGCTCAGGGTGACCTCGCTGAACCGCCAGcgatctcacacacagagactgctCAACCTCCTCCTGGATGACCAACCACACATGCAGCATGCAG ACGGGGAGATGGGTATGGAGGATGAGAGCAGATCAGTTAGTGGCTTTCTGCACTTTGACACAGTGTCAAAAG TGCGCAGGAAGCTGCTGAGTGTTCTAGATGCGATAGACTTCAGCCAGGAGGTTCCCGACACCCTGCAGCTGGACTTTTTCGAGCGCGCTCAGATCGAGCAGGTCATCTCTAATTGTGAGCATGTCAACGAACAAGGCCACACCGTCTGCAACGTCAAG TTGCTGCACAGGGTGTTGGTAGCGGAGGTCAACGCCCTGCAGGGCATGGCTGCGATTGGCCAGCGGCCCCTGCTCATGGAG GAGGTGAACTCCATCCTGCAGCAGGTGGTGGAGAGGAACCGGGTGCGGCGCTGCCTCAGTGCCAAGCGGCATGCCCTGCAGAGCTGGCGTAGCCTGGTGGAGACCATCCTCACCGCCTGCCCTGCCGAGCTCATCCCTGCAGACCAGAGGCAGCTCATCATCAGGGACCTGCTCCTCGACCTGCATGACAAG GTTCTAGCGGAAGATGCTGCTGTTGAGCTGATGGCCATCGTTGCTGGGGCAGTGTTCACCCTGACGGCACACCTCAGCCAGTCCGTGCTGTCGGAGCAACAGCAAGGGGCGGGGCTGGAGGGCGGATCTTCGTCAGGCTTCGCCTCCATTGCCAACTCCGCCCTGCACCTCATTCTGCGGAAGCTCCTGAACTTCATCCTGTGCACAG GTGGCGGTTTCCAGCGACTGCGTGCTCACCTGTATGGCTCACTGCTCTATTACCTGCAAATCGCTCAGAAACCTGAAGAACCAGACACATTGCAGACAG gtgtgtgcatgtgggagcGTCTCACTGCTCCCGAGGACGGCTTCTCCAAGCTACAGAGAGAGAACCTGGCCATCATTGAGAGTTATGGGACGGCTCTGATGGAGGTGGTTTGCAGGGATGCCTGCGATGGCCATGAGATAGGCAGG atgcTGGCCCTAGCTGTGCTGGACCGTGTACTGTCCATAGACAGGCAGAGTCAGTGGTTGGTCTATCTGTGTAACAGCGGCTACCTGCGTGTGCTGGTGGAGAGTGTTAATCAGGATGACTCCGCCCTCCAAGCTTTGCTCCTCCCACAACCTCCGCTACTCAAACCCTTATACATCTATGAGTCCAAGATG GCATTACTGACGCGTGTAGCTAAGTCTGCACAGGGTGCTGTGGAACTGCTCTCCTGTGGTCTGGTGTCTCAGCTGGCAGAGTGCCAAGTCTTCCACATGTTGCCAGAGAATGACTCACTCAG AGTGTTGGGTCAGAGGGACCCGTCAGGATTCATCCCTAGTCCCCTGGAGCGATACAGACACATCCTACTGCCTACACTCAGACTACTGCAGGTCATCCTGACCTCCACTACCACTCaacaccagcagggggcagcacaG gtgctCCAGTGGGTGATTGTGCACTCCGACACCATCCAGTCGATCCTGCGTAGTCAGGATGTGAGTATGGGGTCATTACAGgagctctctctcctcacagcCATCATCAGCAAGGCTGCCCTGCCAG GTGTTCTGGATCTGGGGCAGATCAACAGCGCTGCGCAGTTGGAGTTTCAGGGACACATCGGCAGATTCCAG CGccagtgtctgtctctgcttgtCCGTCTGGCCGGCACTGAGCGTGCTCGATACCTCAAGCAGATAGAAGAGAGCGTGTCCCCGGGTGACGCGgcagagaagagggaggagatgGAGGTTGCTATGCAACAG ATCTGTGCCAATGTGATGGAGTACTGCCAGACCCTCCTCCTGCAGAGCTCTAGCCAAGCCCAGTTCACTGTGTGCCTCTTCAGCCCCTCAGCCACGGAGCCCACAG ATGTGGCGGTCCCGTCCGTGTCTCGGGTGCCCAGCCTGGGTCTGGTCCTTCTCCTGCTCAAAAACAGCACCGCATCCTTCTTCCACTAccacgacacacacacccagagcctGGCCAAGCTGGAGAGACTGGAGCAGCTTGCACCAGAGGAGCTCAGGGAg cTGTGCCAGGGCCTGGTGTCAGGGACTGGGGGAGTGGAGAAGATCCCATCAGTGCAGAGGAGTGTGATGGCTAAACGGCGTCTGGTCCAGCTCGTCAACAATCGCGCCAAGCTGCTAGCTCTTTGTTCCT ACATAATTGAAACGTGCCTGTTTGTCATCTGGCGCCACCTAGAGTACTACCTCCTCTACTGCACCCCTAGTGATCCCAAAGACTCCCTGCTGCCAGAATACAGAG ATGCCAGAGGGGTTGGAGGTCTAGGCCTATCCAGAGTCACCCAGCAGGAACTggaacag ttgCAGAATGACGTAGCGAGCAGTTTCACTGAGCCGTTCCAGAGGAAGCTTCTGGAGGTGGAGGCACTCTACAGCAAGGCTCACTCACATCACACCTTCATCCAGGCCCTGACCCGCAGGATCCGCGGCCTCGTACGCCATGCCAAGAGCTAG